Proteins encoded in a region of the Zea mays cultivar B73 chromosome 2, Zm-B73-REFERENCE-NAM-5.0, whole genome shotgun sequence genome:
- the LOC541807 gene encoding cellulose synthase-9: MEGDADGVKSGRRGGGQVCQICGDGVGTTAEGDVFTACDVCGFPVCRPCYEYERKDGTQACPQCKNKYKRHKGSPAIRGEEGDDTDADDASDFNYPASGNDDQKQKIADRMRSWRMNAGGSGDVGRPKYDSGEIGLTKYDSGEIPRGYIPSVTNSQISGEIPGASPDHHMMSPTGNIGRRAPFPYMNHSSNPSREFSGSVGNVAWKERVDGWKMKQDKGTIPMTNGTSIAPSEGRGVGDIDASTDYNMEDALLNDETRQPLSRKVPLPSSRINPYRMVIVLRLIVLSIFLHYRITNPVRNAYPLWLLSVICEIWFALSWILDQFPKWFPINRETYLDRLALRYDREGEPSQLAAVDIFVSTVDPMKEPPLVTANTVLSILAVDYPVDKVSCYVSDDGAAMLTFDALAETSEFARKWVPFVKKYNIEPRAPEWYFSQKIDYLKDKVHPSFVKDRRAMKREYEEFKIRVNGLVAKAQKVPEEGWIMQDGTPWPGNNTRDHPGMIQVFLGHSGGLDTEGNELPRLVYVSREKRPGFQHHKKAGAMNALVRVSAVLTNGQYMLNLDCDHYINNSKALREAMCFLMDPNLGRSVCYVQFPQRFDGIDRNDRYANRNTVFFDINLRGLDGIQGPVYVGTGCVFNRTALYGYEPPIKQKKGGFLSSLCGGRKKGSKSKKGSDKKKSQKHVDSSVPVFNLEDIEEGVEGAGFDDEKSLLMSQMSLEKRFGQSAAFVASTLMEYGGVPQSATPESLLKEAIHVISCGYEDKTEWGTEIGWIYGSVTEDILTGFKMHARGWRSIYCMPKRPAFKGSAPINLSDRLNQVLRWALGSVEILFSRHCPLWYGYGGRLKFLERFAYINTTIYPLTSLPLLIYCILPAICLLTGKFIIPEISNFASIWFISLFISIFATGILEMRWSGVGIDEWWRNEQFWVIGGISAHLFAVFQGLLKVLAGIDTNFTVTSKASDEDGDFAELYMFKWTTLLIPPTTILIINLVGVVAGISYAINSGYQSWGPLFGKLFFAFWVIVHLYPFLKGLMGRQNRTPTIVVVWAILLASIFSLLWVRIDPFTTRVTGPDTRTCGINC; this comes from the exons ATGGAGGGCGACGCGGACGGCGTG AAGTCGGGGAGGCGCGGGGGAGGGCAGGTGTGCCAGATCTGCGGCGATGGCGTGGGCACTACGGCGGAGGGAGACGTCTTCACCGCCTGCGACGTCTGCGGGTTCCCGGTGTGCCGCCCCTGCTACGAGTACGAGCGCAAGGACGGCACACAAGCGTGCCCCCAGTGCAAAAACAAGTACAAGCGCCACAAGG GGAGTCCAGCGATCCGAGGGGAGGAAGGAGACGATACTGATGCCGATGATGCTAGCGACTTCAACTACCCTGCATCTGGCAATGACGACCAGAAGCAGAAGATTGCTGACAGGATGCGCAGCTGGCGCATGAATGCTGGGGGCAGCGGGGATGTTGGCCGCCCCAAGTATGACAGTGGTGAGATCGGGCTTACCAAGTACGACAGTGGTGAGATCCCTCGGGGATACATCCCGTCAGTCACTAACAGCCAG ATTTCGGGAGAAATCCCTGGTGCTTCCCCTGACCATCATATGATGTCTCCTACTGGGAACATTGGCAGGCGCGCCCCATTTCCCTATATGAATCATTCAT CAAATCCGTCGAGGGAATTCTCTGGTAGCGTTGGGAATGTTGCCTGGAAAGAGAGGGTTGATGGCTGGAAAATGAAGCAGGACAAGGGAACAATTCCCATGACGAATGGCACAAGCATTGCTCCCTCTGAGGGCCGGGGTGTTGGTGATATTGATGCATCAACTGATTACAACATGGAAGATGCCTTATT AAACGATGAAACTCGCCAGCCTCTATCTAGGAAAGTTCCACTTCCTTCCTCCAGGATAAATCCATACAGGATGGTCATTGTGCTACGATTGATTGTTCTAAGCATCTTCTTGCACTACCGGATCACAAATCCTGTGCGTAATGCATACCCACTGTGGCTTCTATCTGTTATATGTGAGATCTGGTTTGCTCTTTCCTGGATATTGGATCAGTTTCCAAAGTGGTTTCCAATCAACCGCGAGACTTACCTTGATAGACTCGCATTAAG GTATGACCGGGAAGGTGAGCCATCTCAGTTGGCTGCTGTTGACATTTTTGTCAGTACTGTCGACCCAATGAAGGAGCCTCCTCTTGTCACTGCCAATACCGTGCTATCCATTCTCGCTGTGGACTATCCTGTGGATAAGGTCTCTTGCTATGTATCTGATGATGGAGCTGCTATGCTGACATTTGATGCACTAGCTGAGACTTCAGAGTTTGCTAGAAAATGGGTGCCATTTGTTAAGAAGTACAACATTGAACCTAGAGCTCCTGAATGGTACTTCTCCCAGAAAATTGATTACTTGAAGGACAAAGTGCACCCTTCATTTGTTAAAGACCGCCGGGCCATGAAG AGAGAATATGAAGAATTCAAAATTAGGGTAAATGGCCTTGTTGCTAAGGCACAAAAAGTCCCTGAGGAAGGATGGATCATGCAAGATGGCACACCATGGCCAGGAAACAATACCAGGGACCATCCTGGAATGATTCAG GTTTTCCTTGGTCACAGTGGTGGTCTTGATACTGAGGGTAATGAGCTACCCCGTTTGGTCTATGTTTCTCGTGAAAAACGTCCTGGATTCCAGCATCACAAGAAAGCTGGTGCCATGAAtgctctt GTCCGCGTCTCAGCTGTGCTTACCAATGGACAATACATGTTGAATCTTGATTGTGATCACTACATCAACAACAGTAAGGCTCTCAGGGAAGCTATGTGCTTCCTTATGGATCCTAACCTAGGAAGGAGTGTCTGCTATGTTCAGTTTCCCCAGAGGTTCGATGGTATTGATAGGAATGATCGATATGCCAACAGGAACACCGTGTTTTTCGAT ATTAACTTGAGAGGTCTTGATGGCATCCAAGGACCAGTTTATGTGGGCACTGGCTGTGTTTTCAACAGAACAGCTCTATATGGTTATGAGCCCCCAATTAAGCAAAAGAAGGGTGGTTTCTTGTCATCACTATGTGGTGGCAGGAAGAAGGGAAGCAAATCAAAGAAGGGCTCAGACAAGAAAAAGTCACAGAAGCATGTGGACAGTTCTGTGCCAGTATTCAATCTTGAAGATATAGAGGAGGGAGTTGAAG GCGCTGGATTTGATGATGAGAAATCACTTCTTATGTCTCAAATGAGCTTGGAGAAGAGATTTGGCCAATCTGCAGCTTTTGTTGCGTCCACTCTGATGGAATATGGTGGTGTTCCTCAGTCTGCGACTCCAGAATCTCTTCTGAAAGAAGCTATCCATGTCATAAGTTGTGGCTACGAGGACAAGACTGAATGGGGAACTGAG ATTGGGTGGATCTATGGTTCTGTGACGGAAGATATTCTCACTGGGTTCAAGATGCACGCACGAGGCTGGCGGTCGATCTACTGCATGCCTAAGCGGCCGGCCTTCAAGGGATCGGCTCCCATCAATCTCTCAGACCGTCTGAACCAGGTGCTCCGGTGGGCTCTCGGTTCAGTGGAAATCCTTTTCAGCCGGCATTGCCCCCTATGGTACGGCTACGGAGGACGCCTGAAGTTCTTGGAGAGATTCGCCTACATCAACACCACCATCTACCCGCTCACGTCCCTCCCGCTCCTCATTTACTGTATCCTGCCTGCCATCTGCCTGCTCACGGGGAAGTTCATCATCCCAGAG ATCAGCAACTTCGCTAGTATCTGGTTCATCTCTCTCTTCATCTCGATCTTCGCCACGGGTATCCTGGAGATGAGGTGGAGCGGCGTGGGCATCGACGAGTGGTGGAGGAACGAGCAGTTCTGGGTCATCGGAGGCATCTCCGCCCACctcttcgccgtcttccagggcctcCTCAAGGTGCTTGCCGGCATCGACACCAACTTCACCGTCACCTCCAAGGCCTCGGATGAAGACGGCGACTTCGCGGAGCTGTACATGTTCAAGTGGACGACACTTCTGATCCCGCCCACCACCATCCTGATCATCAACCTGGTCGGCGTTGTTGCCGGCATCTCCTACGCCATCAACAGCGGGTACCAGTCGTGGGGTCCGCTCTTCGGCAAGCTCTTCTTCGCCTTCTGGGTGATCGTTCACCTGTACCCGTTCCTCAAGGGTCTCATGGGTCGGCAGAACCGCACCCCGACCATCGTGGTTGTCTGGGCGATCCTGCTGGCGTCGATCTTCTCCTTGCTGTGGGTTCGCATCGATCCGTTCACCACCCGCGTCACTGGCCCGGATACTCGAACGTGTGGCATCAACTGCTAG